A genomic stretch from Mycobacterium sp. 050128 includes:
- a CDS encoding leucine zipper domain-containing protein, with amino-acid sequence MSHANAALTPRARLRLAQLIVEGGWTYAAAAKMFMVAPRTAKKWADRFRVEGVAGMVDRSSRACQMVCVRGCAPD; translated from the coding sequence GTGTCCCACGCTAACGCTGCTTTGACCCCTCGTGCTCGGTTGAGACTGGCTCAGCTGATTGTCGAGGGCGGCTGGACCTATGCCGCCGCCGCCAAGATGTTCATGGTTGCACCGCGCACTGCTAAAAAGTGGGCCGACCGGTTCCGCGTCGAAGGTGTGGCCGGGATGGTCGACCGCAGTTCGCGGGCGTGTCAGATGGTTTGTGTGAGGGGATGTGCTCCTGACTGA